The Spodoptera frugiperda isolate SF20-4 chromosome 2, AGI-APGP_CSIRO_Sfru_2.0, whole genome shotgun sequence genome has a window encoding:
- the LOC118269435 gene encoding NADH-quinone oxidoreductase subunit B 2-like translates to MQAIKALGAAAPSTMLSVVKKGAFAPVVEKIRQVHLPAPKPNETRPYSPFQDATNMAEMAVARLDDLLNWGRKGSMWPMTFGLACCAVEMMHIAAPRYDMDRYGVVFRASPRQSDVMIVAGTLTNKMAPALRKVYDQMPDPRWVISMGSCANGGGYYHYSYSVVRGCDRIVPVDIYVPGCPPTAEALLYGVLQLQKKVKRMKTVQIWYRK, encoded by the exons ATGCAGGCTATTAAAGCTTTGGGGGCTGCGGCTCCGTCTACGATGTTGTCTGTAGTAAAGAAGGGAGCTTTTGCGCCCGTTGTAGAAAAAATAAGGCAGGTCCATTTGCCTGCTCCCAAGCCTAATGAAACGAGGCCTTACTCGCCGTTTCAAGATGCTACTAACATGGCTGAGATGGCAGTGGCCAGGCTTGACGACTTATTGAACTGGGGAAGGAAAGGTTCAATGTGGCCCATGACCTTTGGTTTGGCTTGTTGTGCCGTAGAGATGATGCACATCGCCGCACCTCGATACGACATGGACAG GTATGGTGTGGTGTTCCGTGCATCTCCTCGTCAATCAGACGTTATGATCGTAGCTGGTACTTTGACCAACAAGATGGCTCCGGCTTTGAGAAAAGTCTATGATCAGATGCCAGACCCAAGATGGGTTATATCTATGGGCAGCTGTGCAAACGGTGGTGGTTACTACCATTACTCTTACTCTGTTGTAAG GGGTTGTGACCGTATCGTACCCGTTGATATCTATGTACCTGGATGCCCACCCACAGCTGAAGCTTTGCTCTACGGAGTACTTCAACTACAGAAGAAAGTGAAGAGAATGAAGACCGTTCAGATATGGTACAGAAAATAA
- the LOC118269315 gene encoding cell cycle checkpoint protein RAD17 isoform X1, with protein sequence MTSNVKKEKKWFKPMFDFDDEEKPSKKIKTDKQIQKKQESNEIVENEVSETNTGGKEFIIKDHKHWMKTFEPVNVEDLAVHNKKVQEVEDWVKTVSNNNNSDMLLMTGPVGCGKTITLQVLAKKYGIRITEWITPLDIDIPSENGEYEFKQRQSVRFLDFLLNAANFTSLLDGNSKKLVLVEDFPNTFMRTPSEFTEVLLQYQQRAKSPIVFICSESHTDNKNSASNIFTPSLKEQFNIHHISFNSVAPTNLRAALKRVATIISKKHTAVYNTPTADVIECVVNSSAGDVRSAVLNLHFACLKGGSKQNMDTSIVHGKESKSKTTRKKKTSKFMSLGKDESVSILHGVGRVLNPKVIETDSGSKKFTHTPEDIVEQFISQPVSFVNFLEENYLPHFSNIDHVDKAASALSDSDLMLAEWREKMCQEYGLYNAVASLMLANKAPVSAWNPVRGPKNMKIQYPTVRELRLLEENYLYKGKILVSDYQTYCKIISNKTGT encoded by the exons ATGACCAGTAACGTAAAGAAA GAGAAAAAATGGTTCAAGCCGATGTTCGACTTTGATGATGAAGAAAAACCgtcgaagaaaataaaaactgataAGCAAATACAGAAGAAACAAGAGAGTAATGAAATAGTAGAGAATGAG GTTTCAGAGACCAATACTGGTGGAAAAGAATTCATTATAAAGGATCATAAACATTGGATGAAGACATTTGAACCAGTCAATGTTGAGGATTTAGCTGTTCACAATAAGAAGGTTCAAGAAGTAGAAGATTGGGTTAAAACTGTGAGCAATAACAATAACAGTGATATGTTACTCATGACTGGTCCTGTGGGCTGCGGGAAAACTATAACATTGCAGGTTTTAGCCAAAAAGTATGGTATTAGAATTACAGAGTGGATAACTCCTTTGGATATTGATATTCCTAGTgaaaatg GTGAATATGAATTCAAACAAAGACAGTCTGTCAGATTTCTAGACTTCTTACTAAATGCAGCCAATTTCACATCCTTGTTGGATGGTAATAGTAAAAAATTGGTTCTAGTGGAAGATTTCCCAAATACCTTCATGAGGACGCCTTCAGAATTCACAGAAGTTCTACT gCAATATCAGCAAAGGGCAAAGTCACCAATAGTGTTCATATGCTCAGAATCTCATACTGATAACAAGAATTCAGCTTCTAATATCTTTACACCAAGTCTAAAAGAGCAGTTTAACATACATCATATTAG TTTCAACAGTGTAGCCCCAACGAATTTAAGGGCAGCATTAAAACGGGTTGCTACTATAATTAGTAAAAAGCACACAGCTGTGTATAACACCCCAACAGCTGATGTGATTGAATGTGTAGTTAACTCTTCCGCTGGAGATGTGAGATCAGCTGTATTGAACCTGCATTTTGCATGCTTGAAAG GAGGATCAAAGCAAAACATGGACACCAGTATAGTGCATGGAAAAGAATCAAAAAGTAAAACTACAAGAAAGAAAAAGACCAGTAAATTTATGTCTTTAGGGAAAGATGAATCAGTTAGCATTTTACATGGAGTCGGCAGAGTATTGAATCCTAAAG TAATAGAAACAGACAGCGGCAGTAAGAAGTTCACACATACTCCTGAAGATATAGTAGAACAATTCATCAGTCAACCTGTGTCTTTCGTAAACTTTTTGGAAGAAAATTATCTCCCACACTTTTCAAATATCGATCATGTGGACAAAGCCGCATCAGCGCTTAGCGATTCAGACTTAATGCTGGCTGAATGGAGA GAAAAAATGTGTCAAGAATATGGTTTGTATAATGCAGTCGCCAGTTTGATGCTCGCCAACAAAGCTCCTGTCTCAGCTTGGAACCCAGTCAGGGGTCCAAAAAATATGAAGATACAATATCC AACTGTACGAGAACTCAGATTATTAGAAGAAAACTACTTGtacaaaggaaaaatattagtttCTGATTACCaaacatattgtaaaataataagtaataaaactgGTACCTGA
- the LOC118269315 gene encoding cell cycle checkpoint protein RAD17 isoform X2 has product MFDFDDEEKPSKKIKTDKQIQKKQESNEIVENEVSETNTGGKEFIIKDHKHWMKTFEPVNVEDLAVHNKKVQEVEDWVKTVSNNNNSDMLLMTGPVGCGKTITLQVLAKKYGIRITEWITPLDIDIPSENGEYEFKQRQSVRFLDFLLNAANFTSLLDGNSKKLVLVEDFPNTFMRTPSEFTEVLLQYQQRAKSPIVFICSESHTDNKNSASNIFTPSLKEQFNIHHISFNSVAPTNLRAALKRVATIISKKHTAVYNTPTADVIECVVNSSAGDVRSAVLNLHFACLKGGSKQNMDTSIVHGKESKSKTTRKKKTSKFMSLGKDESVSILHGVGRVLNPKVIETDSGSKKFTHTPEDIVEQFISQPVSFVNFLEENYLPHFSNIDHVDKAASALSDSDLMLAEWREKMCQEYGLYNAVASLMLANKAPVSAWNPVRGPKNMKIQYPTVRELRLLEENYLYKGKILVSDYQTYCKIISNKTGT; this is encoded by the exons ATGTTCGACTTTGATGATGAAGAAAAACCgtcgaagaaaataaaaactgataAGCAAATACAGAAGAAACAAGAGAGTAATGAAATAGTAGAGAATGAG GTTTCAGAGACCAATACTGGTGGAAAAGAATTCATTATAAAGGATCATAAACATTGGATGAAGACATTTGAACCAGTCAATGTTGAGGATTTAGCTGTTCACAATAAGAAGGTTCAAGAAGTAGAAGATTGGGTTAAAACTGTGAGCAATAACAATAACAGTGATATGTTACTCATGACTGGTCCTGTGGGCTGCGGGAAAACTATAACATTGCAGGTTTTAGCCAAAAAGTATGGTATTAGAATTACAGAGTGGATAACTCCTTTGGATATTGATATTCCTAGTgaaaatg GTGAATATGAATTCAAACAAAGACAGTCTGTCAGATTTCTAGACTTCTTACTAAATGCAGCCAATTTCACATCCTTGTTGGATGGTAATAGTAAAAAATTGGTTCTAGTGGAAGATTTCCCAAATACCTTCATGAGGACGCCTTCAGAATTCACAGAAGTTCTACT gCAATATCAGCAAAGGGCAAAGTCACCAATAGTGTTCATATGCTCAGAATCTCATACTGATAACAAGAATTCAGCTTCTAATATCTTTACACCAAGTCTAAAAGAGCAGTTTAACATACATCATATTAG TTTCAACAGTGTAGCCCCAACGAATTTAAGGGCAGCATTAAAACGGGTTGCTACTATAATTAGTAAAAAGCACACAGCTGTGTATAACACCCCAACAGCTGATGTGATTGAATGTGTAGTTAACTCTTCCGCTGGAGATGTGAGATCAGCTGTATTGAACCTGCATTTTGCATGCTTGAAAG GAGGATCAAAGCAAAACATGGACACCAGTATAGTGCATGGAAAAGAATCAAAAAGTAAAACTACAAGAAAGAAAAAGACCAGTAAATTTATGTCTTTAGGGAAAGATGAATCAGTTAGCATTTTACATGGAGTCGGCAGAGTATTGAATCCTAAAG TAATAGAAACAGACAGCGGCAGTAAGAAGTTCACACATACTCCTGAAGATATAGTAGAACAATTCATCAGTCAACCTGTGTCTTTCGTAAACTTTTTGGAAGAAAATTATCTCCCACACTTTTCAAATATCGATCATGTGGACAAAGCCGCATCAGCGCTTAGCGATTCAGACTTAATGCTGGCTGAATGGAGA GAAAAAATGTGTCAAGAATATGGTTTGTATAATGCAGTCGCCAGTTTGATGCTCGCCAACAAAGCTCCTGTCTCAGCTTGGAACCCAGTCAGGGGTCCAAAAAATATGAAGATACAATATCC AACTGTACGAGAACTCAGATTATTAGAAGAAAACTACTTGtacaaaggaaaaatattagtttCTGATTACCaaacatattgtaaaataataagtaataaaactgGTACCTGA
- the LOC118269316 gene encoding RNA-binding protein with serine-rich domain 1-A: MARTKSPSAASDKDKKKPRENKKKKGDSGSSSSDSSGSSSESSSSRSSSRSSSSSSGSSSRSSSSSSSSSSSSSNNDRSRPKKKISPNKSPIKDRREPDRDKVRDRSPLGDKKKQAIPSSNDKSKSKEKHDRSPGRKKRERSPPPRPTRIHIGRLTLNVTRDHVHEIFSTYGTVKAVEFPMDRLHPHNGRGYAYVEFSNADEAENAMKHMDGGQIDGQEITAAPVLIPSRPRRPSPRPPPPRHAPPRRHSPPRYRRRSPLPRRRSPPRRRRSRSRSPRAAPRRRRSRSSSSSSR; the protein is encoded by the exons at GGCGCGAACTAAGTCGCCTTCGGCGGCATCCGATAAGGATAAAAAGAAACCAAGGGAGAATAAAAAGAAGAAAGGCGATTCAGGATCTAGCAGCAGTGATAGCAGCGGCAG CTCATCAGAAAGTAGCTCGTCTCGGTCGTCATCTAGGTCTTCTTCGAGCAGTTCAGGCAGTTCATCTCGTTCCTCCTCGTCGTCCAGCTCATCCAGCAGCAGTAGCAGCAACAATGACCGTTCCAGACCAAAAAAGAA AATCTCCCCAAACAAGAGCCCCATCAAGGATCGCCGTGAACCTGATAGAGACAAAGTAAGGGACAGATCTCCACTTGGTGATAAGAAGAAGCAAGCAATTCCATCATCTAATGATAAGAGTAAAAGCAAGGAGAAACATGATAG ATCTCCAGGCCGCAAGAAGCGAGAACGCTCTCCACCACCAAGGCCAACACGTATCCATATTGGTAGATTGACTCTGAACGTGACTAGGGATCATGTTCATGAGATTTTCTCAACATATGGTACTGTGAAGGCTGTGGAATTCCCTATGGATCGGCTACATCCCCACAATGGTCGTGGATATGCTTATGTTGAATTCAGCAATGCTGATGAGGCAGAAAATGCCATGAAGCACATGGATGGAG GACAAATCGACGGTCAAGAGATTACAGCGGCGCCGGTGTTGATTCCATCGCGGCCTCGACGACCATCGCCCCGTCCACCACCACCGAGACACGCGCCACCTCGTCGACACTCTCCTCCTCG GTATCGTCGTCGTAGCCCGCTTCCCCGGCGTCGGTCCCCGCCGCGGCGGCGCCGCTCGCGCTCCCGCTCGCCCCGCGCGGCACCTCGCCGCCGACGCTCCAggtcctcctcctcctcctcccgATAA